DNA from Quercus lobata isolate SW786 chromosome 1, ValleyOak3.0 Primary Assembly, whole genome shotgun sequence:
aaaacgGTGACAGTCTGTTTCTTGCGCTGTTGTTGCCCGTGTAATCTTGGCATGTCCCAAGCAACGAACTTTTGAAAAGATATTTTCTACATAGAAACAATATTTTCCACGTATGAAATAGTCTGTTTCTTCCTGTTGTTGCATGGGCATATTCCAAAGATTGAATTTCTATGGCCTAAGAATCCATGTATCCGAGgttctacatatatatataatagacaCCAAGACCAACATCAAACACACCCTAAAAAGCTATCTTAATTTGTGAGGATGATACTTCCCTTATTCTTCATCTCTTGTCTCCTCCTTTCCTCCAGCAGTAGCTCCCATGCTGCTGTACAAGACTTCTGTGTAGGTGACCTCACAGCTCCTCAAGGCCCTGCAGGCTACTCTTGCAAGAACCCTTCAACTGTCACAGTGAATGATTTTGTTTACTCTGCCCTAGGCATTGCCGGTAACACCTCAAATCTTATTAAAGCCGCAGTGACACCAGCATTCGCCGCACAATTTCCTGGTGTCAATGGCCTTGGAATTTCTTCTGCTCGTATAGACTTGGCTCCTGGCGGAGTTGTGCCATTTCATACACATCCTGGAGGTTCCGAAATCTTAATTGTTTTACAAGGAACAATCTCTGCCGGGTTTGTTTCCTCAGCTAACACTGTTTACTTTAAAACCCTGAAGGTGGCTGACATTATGGTTTTCCCTCAAGGACTACTTCACTTCCAAGTAAATGCCGGAAACACTGTCGCCCAAGCATATGTTAGCTTT
Protein-coding regions in this window:
- the LOC115990098 gene encoding auxin-binding protein ABP19a-like, producing the protein MILPLFFISCLLLSSSSSSHAAVQDFCVGDLTAPQGPAGYSCKNPSTVTVNDFVYSALGIAGNTSNLIKAAVTPAFAAQFPGVNGLGISSARIDLAPGGVVPFHTHPGGSEILIVLQGTISAGFVSSANTVYFKTLKVADIMVFPQGLLHFQVNAGNTVAQAYVSFSSSSPGLQILDYALFGNNLPTELIAATTFLDSAQIKKLKAVLGGTG